The Roseicyclus marinus genome has a segment encoding these proteins:
- the cobT gene encoding cobaltochelatase subunit CobT: protein MAKHPTDNPADPFKKALAEATRVLADDPDLAVTYSVDPPGISGDNVRLPQVSRRMTREEVLLARGTADALALRHRYHDAGTAARYAPQGAMARDLMEAMEIARCEAVGARWMPGTAGNIDAKIGHEARRKGYGDIRDPADAPLATAAGYLIRHLATGRALPPEAANVMELWRGFIEERCDGTLEDLDKVLGDQAAFARFARRMIDDLGYGDQLGDDPDEMDDEGEDEASDEQDDQPDSTGEDDSQEEDAEADPERSQDQQQDQSQAQVQMDDQGDMDEAEEQDLPEGEAPQEPPPVPPHSDADPTYVVFTTAHDEEIAAEDLAEAQELERLRAYLDQQLEPLKGAVSRLANKLQRRLQAQQNRSWEFDLEEGTLDAGRLARVVANPTTPLSFKIEKDTEFRDTVVTLLLDNSGSMRGRPISIAAICADVLARTLERCGVKVEILGFTTRAWKGGKAREEWLAQGRPQQPGRLNDLRHIVYKSADAPWRRVRDNLGLMMKEGLLKENIDGEALEWAHRRMAGRPEARKILMVISDGAPVDDSTLSVNPANYLEKHLRDVIAMVEKRRAVELLAIGIGHDVTRYYQRAVTITDAEQLAGAITEQLASLFDSDPRARARVMGMKRAG, encoded by the coding sequence ATGGCAAAGCACCCTACCGACAACCCGGCAGACCCGTTCAAGAAAGCGCTCGCGGAGGCGACACGCGTTCTCGCGGATGATCCCGACCTCGCCGTCACCTATTCGGTCGATCCACCCGGCATCTCGGGCGACAATGTCCGCCTGCCGCAGGTGAGCCGCCGGATGACCCGGGAAGAGGTGCTGCTGGCGCGCGGCACGGCGGATGCGCTGGCGCTGCGCCACCGTTATCACGATGCGGGCACAGCGGCGCGCTATGCCCCGCAAGGCGCCATGGCCCGCGACCTGATGGAGGCGATGGAGATCGCGCGCTGCGAGGCGGTGGGCGCGCGCTGGATGCCCGGCACTGCGGGCAATATCGACGCCAAGATCGGGCATGAGGCGCGGCGCAAGGGCTATGGCGATATCCGCGACCCGGCCGATGCGCCGCTGGCCACGGCTGCGGGCTACCTGATCCGGCATCTGGCCACGGGCCGCGCGCTGCCGCCCGAGGCCGCCAACGTGATGGAGCTGTGGCGCGGCTTCATCGAGGAGCGCTGCGACGGCACGCTCGAGGATCTCGACAAGGTTCTGGGCGACCAGGCGGCATTCGCCCGCTTTGCGCGGCGGATGATCGATGACCTGGGCTATGGCGACCAGCTGGGCGACGACCCCGACGAGATGGATGACGAGGGCGAGGACGAGGCCTCGGACGAGCAGGATGACCAGCCCGATTCGACCGGGGAGGACGACAGCCAGGAAGAGGATGCCGAGGCCGATCCCGAGCGCAGCCAGGACCAGCAGCAGGACCAATCCCAGGCCCAGGTCCAGATGGACGACCAGGGCGACATGGACGAGGCCGAGGAACAGGACCTGCCCGAGGGCGAGGCCCCGCAAGAGCCGCCGCCGGTTCCGCCCCATTCGGATGCGGACCCGACCTACGTGGTCTTTACCACCGCCCATGACGAGGAGATCGCCGCCGAGGATCTGGCCGAAGCGCAGGAGCTGGAGCGGTTGCGCGCCTATCTCGACCAGCAGCTGGAGCCGCTGAAGGGCGCGGTGAGCCGTCTGGCCAACAAGCTGCAGCGCCGCTTGCAGGCCCAGCAGAACCGCAGCTGGGAATTCGACCTGGAGGAAGGCACGCTGGATGCCGGGCGGCTGGCCCGCGTCGTGGCGAACCCGACGACGCCCCTGTCCTTCAAGATCGAGAAGGATACCGAGTTCCGCGACACGGTGGTGACGCTGCTTCTGGACAATTCGGGTTCGATGCGCGGGCGGCCGATTTCCATCGCGGCGATCTGTGCCGATGTGCTGGCGCGCACTTTGGAGCGCTGCGGGGTCAAGGTCGAGATCCTGGGCTTCACCACGCGGGCCTGGAAGGGCGGCAAGGCGCGGGAGGAATGGCTGGCCCAGGGCCGCCCGCAGCAGCCCGGGCGGCTGAACGATCTGCGCCACATCGTCTACAAGAGCGCCGATGCGCCCTGGCGGCGGGTGCGCGACAATCTGGGCCTGATGATGAAAGAAGGGCTTCTCAAGGAAAACATCGACGGCGAGGCGCTCGAATGGGCGCATCGCCGGATGGCGGGCCGGCCCGAGGCGCGCAAGATCCTGATGGTGATTTCCGACGGCGCGCCGGTGGATGACAGCACCTTGAGCGTGAACCCGGCCAATTACCTCGAGAAGCATCTGCGCGACGTGATCGCCATGGTGGAAAAGCGGCGCGCGGTGGAATTGCTGGCCATCGGGATCGGTCATGACGTGACGCGCTATTACCAGCGCGCGGTCACGATCACCGATGCCGAGCAGCTGGCGGGCGCGATCACCGAGCAGCTGGCGAGCCTGTTCGACAGCGACCCGAGGGCGCGGGCGCGTGTCATGGGCATGAAGCGCGCGGGCTGA
- a CDS encoding thermostable hemolysin, with the protein MEDAGVGADRLYERALDHMSTTYKAVFAAEVTQRPPRLVITMTDDGRIACAAGIRCHADGFFSQHYLDETVSDALTRQASQPVLPQDLLEVGSLACISPFSAYPTLRAVFDWGRARGIGWGLFTATAEIRRLILRARITPVMLARAEAGRVPNADAWGNYYDHDPWVCAFRDPAQVPSTAPHYAEIA; encoded by the coding sequence ATGGAAGATGCAGGCGTGGGGGCGGATCGGCTCTATGAGCGCGCCCTCGATCATATGTCGACCACCTACAAAGCGGTGTTCGCGGCCGAGGTGACACAGCGCCCACCGCGTCTTGTGATCACCATGACCGACGACGGGCGCATCGCCTGCGCGGCGGGGATCAGGTGCCATGCCGATGGTTTCTTTTCGCAGCATTATCTCGACGAGACCGTCAGCGATGCCCTGACCCGGCAAGCCTCCCAGCCTGTGCTGCCCCAAGACCTGCTCGAAGTCGGCAGCCTCGCCTGCATCTCGCCCTTTTCCGCCTATCCGACCCTGCGCGCGGTTTTCGACTGGGGGCGGGCGCGCGGGATCGGCTGGGGTCTGTTCACGGCGACGGCCGAAATCCGGCGGCTGATCCTGCGGGCGCGCATCACGCCGGTGATGCTGGCCCGCGCCGAAGCCGGTCGCGTGCCGAATGCGGATGCCTGGGGCAATTACTACGATCACGACCCTTGGGTCTGCGCCTTTCGCGACCCGGCACAGGTGCCATCGACAGCCCCCCATTATGCGGAGATCGCGTGA
- a CDS encoding AMP-binding protein, whose product MTARVFHAIGAHARDLGDKPALRSGDRIIDYRHLAAFLAASAKTLSGAPSVVGITGADPLEAALADLALTYTGRVSVHLPPFFSDEQKVHIIAAAGVRAVIGPWATPGQRIALPAPETCDLAVDLPAPTGSAKRIIFTSGSSGRPKGVVIGARQMEAAIAGLERAILPVPSDIHLSLLPMAQLLEQIAGLYLPLLAGAQVRYCPEALSALFGGAVEPLVRTLAEAQPTTTILVPALLSRLLGGLAMAGERAPDSLRFVAVGGAATAPALLDAALAHGMPVHEGYGLSECSSVVALNRPGANRPGSVGRVLDGIKVRIDDGEIVVSGPTVMEGYLGQPAVEGEWRTGDLGRFEYGVLIVEGRKDWLIVTPEGRNINPEWVEAQVAADIRIPAAGVRLAQDGRLEIIALVAAPVTPQHVAELLRGLPPYARPARVIFVPASLPGLLKPGGGMDRSRLGALAASHPSIRLTYEFEELTA is encoded by the coding sequence ATGACGGCCCGGGTGTTTCACGCAATCGGGGCGCATGCCCGTGACCTCGGCGACAAACCTGCGTTGCGGTCCGGTGACCGGATCATCGATTATCGCCATCTTGCCGCCTTCCTGGCCGCCAGTGCGAAAACCCTGTCTGGCGCGCCTTCTGTCGTCGGCATCACGGGGGCCGATCCGTTGGAGGCTGCCCTGGCCGATCTGGCCCTGACCTACACCGGCCGCGTTTCGGTCCATCTGCCGCCGTTCTTTTCCGATGAGCAGAAGGTCCATATCATCGCCGCAGCCGGGGTCAGGGCCGTCATCGGGCCATGGGCGACCCCCGGGCAAAGGATCGCACTGCCAGCGCCCGAAACCTGCGATCTTGCCGTCGATCTGCCCGCGCCCACTGGATCGGCCAAACGCATCATCTTTACCTCGGGGTCGTCGGGACGCCCCAAAGGGGTCGTGATCGGCGCGCGCCAGATGGAAGCTGCGATTGCCGGGCTGGAACGCGCGATCCTGCCCGTGCCTTCGGATATTCACCTGTCGCTTTTGCCGATGGCGCAGCTTCTCGAACAGATCGCGGGGCTGTACCTGCCGCTTCTTGCGGGCGCACAGGTCCGCTATTGCCCCGAGGCTCTGAGCGCCCTGTTCGGGGGGGCAGTGGAACCACTTGTCCGGACGCTGGCCGAGGCGCAACCGACGACAACGATCCTTGTGCCCGCCTTGCTGTCGCGGCTTCTTGGCGGGCTCGCGATGGCGGGTGAACGCGCCCCCGACAGCCTGCGGTTCGTGGCCGTGGGCGGTGCCGCGACGGCCCCAGCATTGCTCGATGCCGCCTTGGCACATGGCATGCCGGTCCATGAGGGCTATGGCCTTTCGGAATGTTCCTCCGTCGTGGCGCTCAACCGGCCCGGCGCGAACCGCCCCGGCAGCGTCGGGCGCGTTCTGGACGGAATCAAGGTTCGCATCGACGATGGCGAAATCGTCGTCTCCGGGCCGACGGTGATGGAGGGCTATCTTGGCCAGCCTGCCGTCGAGGGGGAATGGCGCACGGGCGACCTGGGCCGGTTCGAATACGGGGTCCTGATCGTCGAGGGCCGCAAGGATTGGCTGATCGTCACGCCCGAGGGGCGCAACATCAATCCCGAATGGGTCGAAGCGCAGGTCGCCGCCGATATCCGCATTCCCGCAGCGGGCGTCCGTCTTGCCCAGGATGGGCGGCTCGAGATCATCGCGCTCGTTGCCGCCCCCGTGACACCGCAACATGTGGCCGAGCTTCTGCGCGGCTTGCCGCCCTATGCCAGACCCGCGCGCGTGATCTTCGTGCCCGCCTCGCTTCCGGGCCTGCTCAAGCCGGGCGGCGGCATGGATCGAAGCCGCCTCGGGGCCTTGGCCGCAAGTCACCCCTCCATCCGCCTGACCTATGAATTCGAGGAATTGACCGCATGA
- a CDS encoding aminopeptidase P family protein — protein sequence MFQDFEVRTRPGDGIPRLAALRAGMAAAGLDGFLVPRADRFQGEYVAPCDDRLAWLTGFTGSAGFAAVLADRASVFVDGRYRVQVKAQVALSVYTPVDWPEVKLADWLRESLPEGGRVGFDPWLHTIEEVAALRKGLHGSGVELIGTGNLVDAIWTDRPKPPAGAIEVFPDALAGRSGAEKRKDCAAALAKAGQAAAVLTLPDGINWLLNIRGRDIPRNPVVQAMAILHVDGGVDLFLAPGRMDADLAAHLGAEVRVAAPETMETALTGLGGPVRLDPASAPQALADLLAAAGIGVSHDRDPTILPKACKTASEIAATRAAHLRDGAAMVRFLSWLDAEAPKGGLTEIDVVRRLEGFRRDTNALRDISFDTICGAGPNGAIVHYRVSEETNRPVRPGEVLLVDSGGQYEDGTTDITRTIAVGDVPQEAREAFTQVLQGVIAIHRARFPKGVAGAHLDALARAPLWAAGRDFDHGTGHGVGVYLSVHEGPQRISRVSTLALEPGMILSNEPGYYREGAFGIRIENLIVVTEAPALPGGDAHRAQLGFETLTWVPIDRRMVVAERLSPAERDWLDAYHAEVLARIGPLVEGAVRDWLEAACAPL from the coding sequence GTGTTCCAGGATTTCGAGGTCAGGACACGGCCCGGCGACGGGATCCCACGTCTGGCGGCGCTCAGGGCCGGGATGGCGGCGGCTGGGCTTGACGGGTTTCTCGTGCCGCGCGCGGACCGGTTCCAGGGGGAATACGTGGCGCCCTGCGACGACCGGCTGGCCTGGCTGACGGGGTTCACCGGATCGGCGGGCTTTGCCGCCGTGCTGGCGGATCGGGCCAGTGTTTTCGTCGACGGACGCTACCGGGTGCAGGTGAAGGCGCAGGTGGCCCTGTCGGTCTACACGCCGGTCGATTGGCCGGAGGTGAAGCTTGCCGATTGGCTGCGCGAGAGCCTGCCCGAGGGCGGGCGCGTGGGGTTTGACCCCTGGCTCCATACGATCGAGGAGGTGGCGGCGCTTCGCAAGGGGTTGCACGGATCGGGGGTGGAGCTGATCGGCACGGGCAATCTTGTCGATGCGATCTGGACCGACAGGCCCAAACCGCCCGCAGGCGCGATCGAGGTCTTTCCCGACGCGCTGGCGGGACGCAGCGGAGCCGAGAAGCGCAAGGATTGCGCGGCGGCGCTGGCCAAGGCGGGCCAAGCCGCGGCAGTTCTGACGCTGCCCGACGGGATCAACTGGCTCTTGAACATTCGCGGACGCGATATTCCGCGCAACCCTGTGGTTCAGGCCATGGCGATCTTGCATGTCGATGGCGGGGTCGATCTGTTCCTTGCCCCGGGGCGGATGGATGCGGATCTCGCTGCGCATCTGGGCGCGGAAGTGCGGGTGGCAGCGCCCGAGACGATGGAGACCGCGCTGACAGGTCTGGGCGGGCCGGTGCGGCTTGACCCGGCAAGCGCGCCACAGGCGCTGGCCGATCTCTTGGCGGCGGCGGGGATTGGCGTGAGCCATGACCGCGACCCGACGATCCTGCCCAAGGCGTGCAAGACCGCTTCCGAGATCGCGGCTACGCGCGCGGCCCATCTGCGCGACGGGGCGGCGATGGTGCGGTTCCTCAGCTGGCTCGATGCCGAGGCGCCGAAGGGCGGGCTGACCGAGATCGACGTGGTGCGGCGGCTAGAAGGGTTCCGGCGCGACACCAACGCGCTGCGCGACATTTCCTTCGACACGATCTGCGGCGCGGGGCCGAACGGGGCGATCGTGCATTACCGGGTGAGCGAGGAGACGAACCGCCCGGTCCGTCCGGGCGAGGTGCTGCTGGTAGACAGTGGCGGGCAATACGAGGACGGCACGACCGACATCACCCGCACCATCGCGGTGGGAGATGTCCCGCAAGAGGCGCGCGAGGCTTTCACCCAGGTGTTGCAGGGCGTGATCGCGATCCACCGGGCGCGTTTTCCCAAGGGCGTGGCTGGCGCGCATCTGGATGCGCTGGCGCGCGCGCCGCTCTGGGCGGCGGGGCGGGATTTCGATCATGGCACGGGCCATGGCGTGGGGGTCTACCTGTCGGTCCATGAAGGGCCACAGCGCATCAGCCGGGTGTCGACCCTGGCGCTGGAACCCGGGATGATCCTGTCGAACGAGCCCGGCTATTACCGCGAGGGGGCATTCGGGATCCGGATCGAGAACCTGATCGTGGTGACCGAGGCGCCCGCGCTGCCGGGCGGGGATGCGCATCGCGCGCAACTGGGCTTCGAGACGCTGACCTGGGTGCCGATCGACCGGCGGATGGTGGTGGCCGAGCGGCTGTCGCCGGCCGAGCGCGACTGGCTCGACGCCTATCACGCGGAGGTTCTGGCCCGGATCGGGCCGCTCGTCGAG